A single genomic interval of Microbacterium oleivorans harbors:
- a CDS encoding glycoside hydrolase family 15 protein translates to MTGGIESYAPIGDGRTVALIGLGGSIDWLPLPDLTSTPVFARLLDDETGGCLELAPVDDFETSRRYIPDTNVLETTFTTATGSVLVTDAMVSGVAGRMPWAELARRIDGVAGTVPMAWRIHPGTSLRTAAPWIERTQHGDVIRSGKTAMVVVGFEHGPDAPDPDGTSGPRLTGSFTTRPGSRHLIALAATHDEPLHLPDPRKVDIGIDRTIGNWRHWSEVFSYDGPWAERMQRSALALKLLIFSPTGAIAAAATTSLPENPEGGKNWDYRYAWVRDLAYTAHALVRFGLREETHAALSWMLRTIRDHGPELHVMYTLGGELVPDAQEYHVPGWRDIGPVVTGNPAREQLQLGVYGDLMAICRTYVDAGNVLDIGTARMLAGVADRTCDLWRNPDSGMWELPEERHYTSSKMGCWKALDDAVALAESGAIPGSADRWKAERERIRLWIEENCWSPELRAYTFFAGSEELDASVLLHAPTGFDRGERMSSTIDALSAELGAGPLLYRYSGVAAEEKTFVACAFWRAEALACVGRHDEALDLVDQLVSHANDVGIYAEMIDAADGSAWGNTPQALSHLAFIATVLTIRDVVPEEALRGK, encoded by the coding sequence CGCCCGTCGACGACTTCGAGACGTCACGGCGCTACATCCCCGACACCAACGTCCTCGAGACGACCTTCACCACCGCGACCGGCTCGGTCCTGGTCACCGACGCGATGGTGTCGGGGGTCGCCGGACGGATGCCGTGGGCAGAGCTCGCCCGCCGCATCGACGGGGTCGCGGGCACGGTGCCGATGGCCTGGCGCATCCACCCGGGAACATCGCTGCGGACGGCAGCCCCGTGGATCGAGCGGACCCAGCACGGCGACGTGATCCGCAGCGGGAAGACGGCGATGGTCGTCGTCGGCTTCGAGCACGGCCCCGACGCGCCCGACCCGGACGGCACGAGCGGCCCGCGGCTGACCGGGTCGTTCACGACGCGGCCGGGCTCGCGGCACCTCATCGCGCTGGCCGCGACGCACGACGAGCCCCTGCACCTCCCGGACCCGCGCAAGGTCGACATCGGCATCGACCGGACGATCGGCAACTGGCGGCACTGGTCGGAGGTCTTCTCATACGACGGTCCCTGGGCCGAGCGCATGCAGCGCAGCGCCCTCGCCCTCAAGCTCCTCATCTTCAGCCCCACCGGAGCGATCGCCGCGGCGGCCACCACGTCGTTGCCCGAGAACCCCGAGGGCGGCAAGAACTGGGACTACCGCTACGCCTGGGTGCGCGACCTCGCCTACACCGCGCACGCCCTCGTCCGCTTCGGCCTGCGTGAGGAGACGCACGCCGCGCTGTCGTGGATGCTGCGCACGATCCGTGATCACGGACCCGAACTGCACGTCATGTACACGCTGGGCGGCGAGCTCGTTCCCGATGCGCAGGAGTACCACGTGCCCGGATGGCGCGACATCGGCCCGGTGGTGACCGGGAACCCGGCCCGCGAGCAGCTCCAGCTGGGCGTCTACGGCGACCTCATGGCGATCTGCCGCACCTATGTCGACGCCGGGAACGTGCTCGACATCGGCACGGCGCGCATGCTCGCCGGCGTGGCCGATCGCACCTGCGACCTGTGGCGCAACCCCGACTCGGGCATGTGGGAGCTTCCGGAGGAGCGCCACTACACGTCGTCGAAGATGGGGTGCTGGAAGGCTCTCGACGACGCGGTCGCGCTCGCCGAGAGCGGAGCGATCCCCGGCAGCGCCGACCGGTGGAAGGCCGAGCGCGAGCGCATCCGGCTCTGGATCGAGGAGAACTGCTGGTCTCCCGAACTGCGTGCGTACACCTTCTTCGCCGGGTCGGAGGAGCTCGATGCCTCCGTCCTGCTCCACGCCCCGACGGGTTTCGACCGGGGGGAACGCATGTCGTCGACGATCGACGCCCTCAGCGCCGAGCTGGGTGCGGGTCCGCTGCTCTACCGCTACAGCGGTGTGGCCGCGGAGGAGAAGACCTTCGTGGCCTGCGCGTTCTGGCGCGCCGAGGCCCTCGCCTGCGTCGGACGCCACGACGAGGCGCTCGACCTCGTCGATCAGCTCGTCTCCCACGCCAACGACGTGGGCATCTACGCCGAGATGATCGACGCCGCCGACGGCTCCGCGTGGGGCAACACCCCGCAGGCGCTCAGCCACCTGGCCTTCATCGCCACGGTGCTCACCATCCGCGATGTCGTTCCCGAGGAGGCTCTCCGTGGCAAGTGA